The Drosophila innubila isolate TH190305 chromosome 3R unlocalized genomic scaffold, UK_Dinn_1.0 2_E_3R, whole genome shotgun sequence genome has a segment encoding these proteins:
- the LOC117790330 gene encoding U1 small nuclear ribonucleoprotein C, translating to MPKYYCDYCDTYLTHDSPSVRKTHCTGRKHRDNVKFYYQKWMEEQAQHLIDATTAAFKAGKITNNPFAGPTPGNKPTGVSIPPPNMGAPPRPGMPNMPPYMPPMMNPLMAPTGMRPPPILNPMAMMGPPPPLGTLPPPMMNGPK from the coding sequence ATGCCCAAATACTACTGCGATTACTGCGACACATACTTGACGCACGATTCGCCATCTGTGCGGAAAACACACTGCACCGGCCGCAAGCATCGCGACAATGTCAAGTTCTACTATCAAAAGTGGATGGAGGAGCAGGCGCAGCATCTGATTGATGCCACCACAGCTGCATTCAAGGCGGGCAAGATTACAAACAATCCATTTGCGGGTCCCACGCCGGGTAACAAACCCACCGGAGTTTCAATACCGCCACCAAACATGGGAGCACCACCGCGTCCGGGTATGCCAAATATGCCGCCTTACATGCCACCGATGATGAATCCTCTAATGGCACCGACGGGCATGCGTCCGCCACCCATTCTCAATCCGATGGCCATGATGGGTCCGCCACCGCCCCTGGGAACGCTTCCGCCCCCAATGATGAACGGACCGAAATGA